The Candidatus Defluviibacterium haderslevense DNA window CTTGATGAATTCGAATAGCAACACCAAGTCCTCCGTCACCCGGGAAACCTGTCTTAGGATACAACCAATCTTTATTTTCACCCGAAGTTTCAGTCATCCAAGATTTTTTATTAAAACTAGCAAAACCTTTAACATTAGCTGGTATTCCTTGTGCAGGACTCGTAGTCCATCCATTTACCCACCAATCCCATTGTCTTGGATTTGCACCTGCAGAACTTACACCATCATTAGCATAACCATGAATGCAATAGAAATCTACAGCTTTAGAGGCCACTGGATCTGCCTCAATATTCTTGAGATACTGAAGATTTTTATGAGTCGGACCTCCGTATTCCCACATACCATACGAATCACCACCTAATAGATCTTCGGGTCCCATGATTCGGATGTTTTTCAACTCAGGGTATTTATCAAATTCTGCACGAATTGCTTTTACCGCGGTAATGTATTGCGAAGAAAGTGGGTAAGTAGCGCAACTATAAAATACTTCAAAATTCAATTCATTCTGAATACTAATGGAATAAAAAGGAACTTTATAAAGACGCTGCAATCCCAATACATAAGCTGCGGTACTTCTAACAAACTGGGTTAAAGATGATGTAGGTCCTGTCCCACCCACAGATACATCATTAAAAACGGCTAAAGGGGTCCCAGATACATCCAGTCTTCCCCCTGAAAAATTACCTCCCCAAATAAAAGGCCATGGCGTATTAACTACCGGGCCAGGCCACCAGTTTTCTGGATAACGATTCCCCGATGACACTTTTACCCAAGGGACTGGTGACCAAATAGAACCCATAAGTTTAAAATCTCCCAATTGAGCTTTTTTCTTAAATCCTTCCACCACTGCAGCATCATTAGGAAAGCTGAATAGATTCATGTTTTTTTCAATATCTGGCCCCATAACAGCGATAGGCGCCTGGCGTCCACCAAAAGTCCTGGAATAATCATTCGGACCTGTATAGGTTCTTACCCTATTATTCTCAGGTCCATTCGGATTGGCCTGATCCTCAAAATTAAACACACTCTTCGTAGCCGATCCCATAAACCAAGGTGAAAAATAACTTAAATCAGATACCGGTGCCTTTAATTTAGGAGTAAGGTCTAAGCGATATATACTACATCCCATGTCATCATAATATAAATTCAACCACCAGGCTTGGTTAACAACATCACCACCTTGATGGGCACCAAATCCATCTATGATCTGAAGTTTTTTATTTGGATCAATGTTTATGTTTGTTTGACCATGGAGTAAGCAACTAAAACCAACAAGTAGGCAAAAAATATAATATTTAATGTTCATAATAATTTCAATTAAATTAGGTAATGATGGATTTGTAAAATTATAACAATATTGGTAGTTAATTAGTAAGACTACCTTTGACTTCATTACGCTGCTTTTTTTGATAAAACAAATGAAACAAAATAGTATGATAATTAAAGAATTTACATATTCCTTATGCATATCAAGATGATCGTTACAGCTCTTCCCATAGACCATGACTTACATCATACATTATTTTAGTAAGTTTGCGAATGAATCATTATCTATCCTTTTTATCGAATCGATGTTTTTACACATTTATTTTTCTAATGAATGTTCTTACCTCCTATGCTCAAGTAGTTGAGTTTGAGCGCAAAGGTGTTGGGGGTGGTGGATATATGTTTGCTCCATCGATAGATCCCAGAAACCCATATCATGTCTACCTTAATTGCGATATGGCAGGAGTTTATGAAACCAATGATGGTGGTCATCATTGGACTTTATTACCTTATCAACAATTAGTTAGTACCACAAAAGCTGTAGTGCAATTTACCAATGATCCAAAAATATTATATACAGTAAAAAGATCTCTGACTAATCTTCAATCCCCACTCCAAAGAGGTGTGCCTGCCCAAAGTATTGATGGAGGTCTAACATGGAATGAAATCAATGATCCGACTGAAACCGGAATCCATAGATTGTTTGCAGACCCAAACAATTATAATCGTTTATTGGTATCTGAATACAATCGATTGTTTTTATCCATAGACCAGGGAAAACATTGGAAAGAAATTTGGAAGCCTCAAGATGAAATATGTTGGATCGGTGGTGTGTTTTGGGATCAGGATCAAATTTTTGTTGGAACAGGAAAAGGACTTTTGGTTTCTCATGATGGAGGATTACAATTTAGTTTAGAACATTTTGTTGGCGCCAATACCAATGATGGCATTTTTCAAATGGTTGGACGAAAATTCAATAATCAAATACAATTTTATTTGATTACTGCTTCCTCTAATTCATTATATCCCTGGGAAGATATTATTGAATTAAGACATCATATTACCGGAATTTTTACATTGGATTATGCTACCAAAACATGGCGCGATTTTTCAACTAACATTCCATCTTCTATTAAATTCCAATGGGTGGATATGGCCATCAATCAAAAAGATACAATTTACCTTGCAGGTCATGAAAATGATTTGCCTGTAATACTAAAAACTACCGATCAGGGAAAATCCTGGAATAATATTTTTAAAGCTATTGACAATCAAAATATCAGAACAGGTTACGGTGGAGATGGTGGTCCTTTTTCATACTTGTGGGGTGGCGCAGCTTTAGGTTTTGATGTTTGTGATTACAATTCTAATATCATTATCAGTACAGAAGGATATTCTCATATGAGCTACAATGGGGGAACGTCCTGGCGTCAGGTATCCATTGATTCAGCTTATTTAAATAAAGAAGGTACGTATTCCAGTCCACAACAGTATTTTAAAAGTTCTGGTTTGGATGTAACCACCGGGCATCAATTATTTTGGGTGGGAAAAGACTCATTTTTCTCCTGTATGACTGACATTGGTAATCAGTTTACTCAAGACACTGGAAATACTTATACGTTCTCCAGAAATGTATTTTATCCCTGGGGTACTGTTGCAAAAAATAATTGGTATCGTATGGTTGCAGATCCAATGGATCATACCATTTATGCTGTTGCATCTGAAATTAATGATATGTATTTAGGCTATCGATTAAATGATGATGACATTAGTGGTGGTTCTCTGGTTTTAAAAAGCCATAACAATGGCATCACATGGGATACTTTAATTGAGATGAATTATCCTATTGTTTGGTTAGCCATGGATCCAACGAATAGTAGTAGATTGTATATAAGTGTAGTCGATTATCAAAACGGTGGAATTTATAAGACTGAAGACAAAGGCAAAACATGGAAAAAATTATTAGCACCTCCACGCACTGAGGGGCATCCATATAATATATTGGTTTTAAAAAATGGAGACCTGTTAGTCAGTTATTCTGCTCGTACTCTGGAAGACCGAGTTACATTAACTACAAGTAGTGGAATTTTTTATAGTCGAAACCAAGGCCTATCCTGGGAAGATTTGACACCTTCAGAAATGATGTTTTATACTAAAGATATAATTATTGATCCACATGATCCACTTGAAAACACTTGGTATGCATCCGTTTGGGGAAGATTTACAACATTCGAAGGACCCAATAATGCCGGGAATGGTGGTATCTATAAAACAATAGATAGAGGTCAAACTTGGAAACGAATTTTCCAAAATGAAATGGCAGAAAGCATGACTATTCACCCCACAAAAACAAATGCCATGTATGTTACTGTTGAATTTGGTGGATTGTATTATAGTGAGAATGTTAATTCAGAAATTCCCTCATTCAAAAGGTTGGAATCCTTTTATTTTCCTAGACCAAAGAGAGTATTTTTTGATCCATATGACAAACAAAAAATTTGGATCACTACCATGGGAGGTGGTATATGGTGTGGTAGAGAAAAGGAGATCACAAATACCAAAAACATTCAACCTATCCATTCATGTAGCTCAATTAATGTAGTTCAGTTAGATCATACCATATCGTTATCATGGCCAAAAAATTACGACATTTCTAAAATAAATATGTTTGATATTTATGGACGAAATGTAAGCACTAACAATTTATCTTCAAATTTAACATCCACAGAAATCCACAGTGACCAATACACAAGTGGATTATATTTTATTCAACTTCAAAACACAAATAACCAATCTGTTTGTAATCAAAAAATAATCATTCGATAATTCGGCACCCAAAAGCTTTGTATTATTCCTGAAGCTTCAAGATTTGCAATCTATTATGTTCTTTCTTAAATAAATCGATTTCTTCTGGATATTGATTAATTTAGCGTTCATGAAACAATACATATTCACTCTTCTCCTATTGGTAAACTTCCATGGTTTTCTGTTAAGTCAAACCAATTTTAGTTTATCCAATCCTATTTGTCTTGACCTGATGAAAGGCAATTTCAATTCGGATTCATTTTCGAAAAGGATAGTACCTCCGGATGCTCAACTTGGGAACTATTTAGTACAACAAATCAATGCCGATTCTTTGCATCAATATCTCAAAGGTTTAATTTCTTTTAGAAATAGAAATACCATAAGTGACGATCCTTCTAAACCCAATGAGGGTATCAGAGGAGCCAGAGCCTGGATTAAATCTCACCTAGATCGATGGGCTCAACAAGCTAATTCTGTGTTGATACCCTGTGAATTAAATTTTGATTATCTCATGTGTACCAAAGTTCGACACACCGAATTATTCACTTTAATTCCTGGTACCGGCTCTTTAAAAAATGAACTCGTCATCGTAGAAGCACACCTGGATAGTCGATGCGAAGATGTTTGTGATAGTCTTTGTCTTGCTGAAGGAGCTGATGATAATGGAAGTGGTTCAGCGCTGTTGATGGAAATGGCGAGAGTGTTGAGTAAGGTTCAACTCAATAGAACATTAGCTATTATTTGGATAACTGGTGAAGAACAAGGCCTTGGAGGATCCCGTTCATTTGCCGCATTTTGTAAAACCAATAATTTAGTCATAAAAGCAGTATTCAATAATGATATTGTTGGAGGTATCGAATGTGGAGTTACATCATCCCCTCCTAGTTGTCCCGGGCCTCATCAATTCGACAGTTTGAGACTCCGAATTTTTTCTTCAGGAACTACGAATAGTATGTCTAAAAATTTGGCGCGCATGACAAGAATTTTAGTGGAACAAAATCTAAGTAAAGTGATGGTTAATGCACCCCAAATTGATGTAATGTATGGTGAAGATCGAACAGGGCGTGGCAGTGATCACATTCCCTTTAGAGAACAAGGTTACACTGCTATTCGCTTCACTTCTTCTTACGAACACGGTGATGGAAATCCAAGCCAGGCTGGATATGTAGATCGGCAACACAGCAGTCGCGATATCCTCGGTAAGGATATTGATGGAGATGGCATATTAGATAGTTTGTATGTCAATTTTAATTATCTAAAAAACAATGCCATCGTTAATGCTTTATCCATAGCTAATGCTAGTTCTACCACCCTGCTTCCATTTATAATTCAAGTCACACCTAAAACTAATAGTTTAGATATTAAAATAGATAATCCGCAAAATGCCACAAAATATATTTATGGTATTCGAAAAATAAATAACACATATTTTGATACAATTATAATAACTGATCAAACTCAAATACTCGTAGAAGGACTTTCGCCTACCCTATATTATGTTACTGCTTGTGGCGTAAATCAAGAACAATGGATCAGTATGTTTGGATTAGAATATAGTGCAAGAGTCCTCAATAGCATTAAACAAGTAGAACCAACTAAACCTATTGAACTGCTTCAGAATAGACCGAATCCATTTGACGAACTCACACTCATTCCCATTATCGTAAATGATCTTTCGTTTATTAAAGAAGCAAGTATGATCGTAACTTCTGAAGATGGAAGAATTATAAAACAGATCAAACTTGATTTAACAGAAGGTGTTAATGAATTATTCTACAATTATTCCTGGAACCAATTTGAATGCGGAACTTATTTTTATTCGCTAATAATCAATGGGACTAAAATAGACACCAAGAAAATGGAAATGGTTAGCTATTAATATCAGAACTCCTTGCCCTATTCAAGAAAATATGATCATCCATTGGGCAACTTCGCAAATTAAAATCGAGGAAAAATATATAATATTAAGTAGTCGTATAAATTTGGATCGACCTTAAGGGGTAAGCCGTAAAAAAATGATGTAATGAAACCGTTAAAAATTCAAAACTGTATGAGCCTAACATAATGCTTTAAAAAGAACAATAATGCGAGCTGGGCAAGTGTTAAGCTAAACAAATGAAAGAAGTCCAATGGCGAGTTTTTTGAATTTAGGTTTCATGGAATCATTTTAGGCTTAGACCTTAAAGTCTTGAATTTTTGGTTCTTTTTTTTCAAGAAAAAAGAACAAAAAGTTGTTAATTAAAACGTCAATTAATATTTAGAAAAATATCAAACAACCAAAATAATTTTTCAACCGCTTTTCTAGTTAGCGTAGGGCACGGAGTTCTAAATCTACAGATTTCTAATAAAAATTAAAACTCCACCTCAACATCCATCTCTTGATCCTTCCTAAGAAGGTGCACTTTAGCTTTATCACCCTTTTTATACATTCCAAGTGACTTCATGTAATCATAAATATCCTTGATTTCAAGATCTCCAACTTTTAAAATAATGTCACCGTCTTTCATACCAGATTTCATGGCTGGTCTATCATCCAATACTGCATCAATTCTGACACCTTTACCGCTGAAAACATAGTCTGGCATTATACCCAAAGTCACTTTAAAGCTTGCAGCCTTTTCATTGTTTTCATCTTTGGTTTTTTGAAATGTTAGGGTTCCATCTTTTGATATTCGCTGAATGACATTTAGTATGATTTCAGAAACCTGATAAATGCCTTTGTAATTAACCAATGGACTGTCATCAGATGGTTTGTGATAGTCCTTATGCTGACCTGTGAAAAAATGCAAAACAGGTAAACCCTTCAAATAAAATGAAGTATGATCTGATGGGCCCACACCGCTTTCAGAGTAATTAAAAGTAAATCCTTCTGGTTTTACTTTATCGAGTATACTGGGCCATTCCTTGGCCGTCCCGGTTCCACTTATAGCGATAACATGTTCAGCATTCAGTCGTCCGACCATATCCATATTAATCATAGCTATCCAATCTGACATATTGACTGTGGGTTGTTCCGCAAACGCCTTTGATCCAAATAAGCCATGCTCTTCACCGGAAAATGCAATAAATAGTACATTACAGGCCAATTTTTTATCATTTACGAGTTGCTCCGCAAGCCACAATAATGATGCTACACCACTGGCATTATCGTCAGCTCCATTATGGATAGATTTATCATTTGCCGCAAGGGACCCCGCATCTCCATGACCTAAGTGATCATAAT harbors:
- a CDS encoding T9SS type A sorting domain-containing protein, with amino-acid sequence MNIKYYIFCLLVGFSCLLHGQTNINIDPNKKLQIIDGFGAHQGGDVVNQAWWLNLYYDDMGCSIYRLDLTPKLKAPVSDLSYFSPWFMGSATKSVFNFEDQANPNGPENNRVRTYTGPNDYSRTFGGRQAPIAVMGPDIEKNMNLFSFPNDAAVVEGFKKKAQLGDFKLMGSIWSPVPWVKVSSGNRYPENWWPGPVVNTPWPFIWGGNFSGGRLDVSGTPLAVFNDVSVGGTGPTSSLTQFVRSTAAYVLGLQRLYKVPFYSISIQNELNFEVFYSCATYPLSSQYITAVKAIRAEFDKYPELKNIRIMGPEDLLGGDSYGMWEYGGPTHKNLQYLKNIEADPVASKAVDFYCIHGYANDGVSSAGANPRQWDWWVNGWTTSPAQGIPANVKGFASFNKKSWMTETSGENKDWLYPKTGFPGDGGLGVAIRIHQALTAGRQSAWVYWTFTDSDDAGNVSASGLSNQSSGAVSPKYVGAKHFFKYIRPNSNRVEVVSTGNNAILSSAYFNDSSKTITAVLLNTSSTSQTVQIKLAFADMRFNVYSSNENNYWKTSSVDLKSGTINLTMNPYSVTTLKGSLPTTQVNNPKSDVITEMTLSPNPWYHHANIHFNLKHSGLVHIDVLNLYGQVVENIWNEPLSSGNHNIPMKQDLLTPGIYYIKVQMANDMNIVRMIKLNE
- a CDS encoding M28 family peptidase, producing the protein MKQYIFTLLLLVNFHGFLLSQTNFSLSNPICLDLMKGNFNSDSFSKRIVPPDAQLGNYLVQQINADSLHQYLKGLISFRNRNTISDDPSKPNEGIRGARAWIKSHLDRWAQQANSVLIPCELNFDYLMCTKVRHTELFTLIPGTGSLKNELVIVEAHLDSRCEDVCDSLCLAEGADDNGSGSALLMEMARVLSKVQLNRTLAIIWITGEEQGLGGSRSFAAFCKTNNLVIKAVFNNDIVGGIECGVTSSPPSCPGPHQFDSLRLRIFSSGTTNSMSKNLARMTRILVEQNLSKVMVNAPQIDVMYGEDRTGRGSDHIPFREQGYTAIRFTSSYEHGDGNPSQAGYVDRQHSSRDILGKDIDGDGILDSLYVNFNYLKNNAIVNALSIANASSTTLLPFIIQVTPKTNSLDIKIDNPQNATKYIYGIRKINNTYFDTIIITDQTQILVEGLSPTLYYVTACGVNQEQWISMFGLEYSARVLNSIKQVEPTKPIELLQNRPNPFDELTLIPIIVNDLSFIKEASMIVTSEDGRIIKQIKLDLTEGVNELFYNYSWNQFECGTYFYSLIINGTKIDTKKMEMVSY
- a CDS encoding M20/M25/M40 family metallo-hydrolase, translated to MNYKSLAKLLFIICFPIIIGAQDVQQIHVDVVYLASDDLEGRSTGSSGEQLAAAYIASRMDALGLKAKGTTGWFQEFSFSSDPHDKTKKDITGRNVLGYLDKKAKKTIIIGAHYDHLGHGDAGSLAANDKSIHNGADDNASGVASLLWLAEQLVNDKKLACNVLFIAFSGEEHGLFGSKAFAEQPTVNMSDWIAMINMDMVGRLNAEHVIAISGTGTAKEWPSILDKVKPEGFTFNYSESGVGPSDHTSFYLKGLPVLHFFTGQHKDYHKPSDDSPLVNYKGIYQVSEIILNVIQRISKDGTLTFQKTKDENNEKAASFKVTLGIMPDYVFSGKGVRIDAVLDDRPAMKSGMKDGDIILKVGDLEIKDIYDYMKSLGMYKKGDKAKVHLLRKDQEMDVEVEF